The following coding sequences lie in one Candidatus Bathyarchaeia archaeon genomic window:
- a CDS encoding DNA polymerase II large subunit: protein MKSLPYFERFSEIEKRLNELAELSNKARARGLDPSNKIEVEFSRDLAERVEKSVGPPNIAPRIRDLAALLPREEIAFKIAEEIVYGKFGSSAEEIAEQAVRTALAILGEGVTIAPIEGISEVREKENNDGTRYLALYFSGPIRSAGGTDMGLILVVADYVRHLLGLSRYRATEQEARRFVEELRLYEREVGRFQFKVSDEELFHAIMHLPVEVTGGETDPIEVSFYRNLPRIETNRLRGGALRVVNDGLIGRRAKILRIVDKLGIRGWDWLREIRAEEGEEKERREFMYMEDVIAGRPIFSFPGAKGGFRLRYGRARNTGLAAIGIHPSTMIALRKFIAIGTQLKLELPGKAGIAQPVDSIEPPVVKLRDGSVLRLEDPRIAEEMLDSIDSILFLGDILVGFGEFLENNRPLIPSGFVEEWWAKILAKALRSRGSIEGFGLDAQRLRSFIEDPLGRRPSPEEALRISRHLKIPLHPRYTYFWDHISPEDFAYFRRGLLASYWGEGGITAEFDPRLKGILETLCIPHRVVGGRITIGEESPILSACLALEEGDLEIPSGLPTIEIIKKISGIEIIPKAFRFIGARMGRPEKANRREMKPLVHCIFPVGIHGGPRRDMVQAAESFGSISVEVVRKRCGSCGALSFETRCPECGGLTSIEYICRKCGRALRGRYCEHCKSEAIPYQLYSINLKAMLDRALKRLGITDPPEVIKGVKGLSSGEKVPEPLEKGVLRSKYGLSVYKDGTIRFDVTNAPLTHFKPKEIGTPVEKLRELGYGCDMDCNRLEDPDQLCPLMVHDIIIPVKCADYLLKVAGFIDELLEKFYGLPPYYRARERGDLVGHLVIGLSPHTSVGVVGRIIGFTEASVCFAHPFWHAAKRRDCDGDEDSVSLALDVFLNFSRSFLPSKIGGLMDAPLLLSVVINPSEIARQAYNMESQGLPLRFFEETVRRSDPKVVGDMIEMALHKIESGNPFSPLAFTHWTSDINAGNLESRYKTLETMFEKIEEQLRIAETVRAVDSRAVVGKILSTHLLRDMVGNLKAFSGQKFRCLKCNSKFRRIPLKGACIRCGGKLSLTVYKGTMEKYLGKAEELVRKYALGGYYEQRLKLIREEIASLFPESPMEVRGRQTNLAQFL, encoded by the coding sequence TTGAAATCCCTCCCATATTTCGAGAGGTTTTCGGAAATCGAAAAGAGACTGAACGAACTGGCCGAGTTATCCAATAAGGCGAGGGCGAGGGGCTTGGATCCATCGAACAAGATCGAGGTCGAGTTCTCGAGGGATCTGGCGGAGAGGGTCGAAAAGTCCGTCGGCCCGCCAAATATAGCCCCGAGGATCAGGGATCTCGCGGCCCTTCTCCCTAGGGAGGAGATTGCCTTCAAGATAGCTGAGGAGATCGTTTATGGTAAGTTCGGATCCTCCGCGGAAGAGATAGCGGAGCAAGCCGTAAGGACGGCCCTCGCGATCTTGGGGGAGGGCGTCACCATAGCCCCTATAGAGGGAATATCTGAGGTGAGGGAGAAGGAGAACAATGATGGCACGAGATATTTGGCGCTATACTTCTCGGGCCCAATAAGATCGGCGGGAGGCACCGATATGGGCTTAATACTCGTCGTGGCGGATTACGTGAGGCATCTGCTTGGCCTCTCTAGGTATAGGGCGACCGAACAAGAGGCTAGGAGGTTTGTGGAGGAGCTTAGGCTTTATGAGAGGGAAGTCGGGAGGTTCCAATTCAAAGTTTCCGATGAGGAGCTCTTCCATGCGATAATGCATCTCCCCGTTGAAGTCACCGGAGGCGAAACGGATCCCATCGAGGTTTCCTTCTATAGGAATTTGCCGAGGATAGAGACGAACAGGCTCAGGGGTGGAGCGCTGAGAGTGGTCAATGATGGTCTGATCGGTAGGAGGGCGAAGATCCTGAGGATAGTCGATAAGCTCGGGATCCGGGGTTGGGATTGGCTGAGGGAGATAAGGGCGGAGGAGGGGGAGGAGAAGGAGCGAAGGGAGTTCATGTATATGGAAGATGTCATAGCTGGCAGGCCGATATTCTCCTTCCCGGGCGCCAAGGGCGGCTTCAGGCTGAGGTATGGGAGGGCTAGGAATACGGGGCTCGCGGCCATTGGCATACACCCATCGACCATGATAGCCCTGAGGAAGTTCATAGCCATAGGGACTCAGCTGAAGCTTGAGCTTCCGGGAAAAGCCGGGATCGCCCAGCCGGTGGATTCGATAGAGCCCCCCGTGGTAAAGCTTAGAGACGGTTCGGTCCTCAGGCTCGAGGATCCCCGCATCGCTGAAGAGATGCTCGATTCAATCGATTCGATCCTCTTCTTGGGGGACATCCTCGTGGGATTCGGGGAGTTCCTTGAGAACAATAGGCCGCTCATCCCTTCGGGGTTCGTCGAGGAGTGGTGGGCGAAGATATTGGCGAAGGCCCTCAGGAGTAGAGGGTCCATTGAAGGCTTTGGGCTGGATGCCCAAAGGTTACGTTCATTCATTGAGGATCCCCTCGGCCGTAGGCCAAGCCCTGAGGAGGCTCTTCGGATCTCGAGGCACTTGAAGATACCTCTGCACCCTAGGTACACGTACTTCTGGGATCACATAAGCCCGGAGGATTTTGCATACTTTAGGCGTGGGTTGTTGGCCTCTTACTGGGGCGAGGGGGGAATCACGGCAGAGTTCGATCCAAGGCTGAAGGGGATCTTGGAGACGCTCTGCATTCCCCATAGAGTAGTGGGGGGAAGGATAACCATTGGTGAGGAATCGCCGATCCTATCCGCCTGCTTGGCCTTGGAGGAGGGGGATTTGGAGATTCCCTCCGGGCTCCCCACGATTGAGATCATAAAGAAGATCTCCGGCATCGAGATAATCCCGAAGGCCTTCAGATTCATCGGGGCAAGGATGGGGAGACCCGAGAAGGCGAATAGGAGGGAGATGAAGCCCCTAGTCCATTGCATCTTCCCAGTTGGGATCCATGGTGGTCCGAGGAGAGATATGGTTCAAGCGGCAGAATCATTCGGCTCCATATCCGTTGAGGTCGTGAGGAAGCGCTGCGGCTCCTGCGGAGCCCTTTCCTTCGAAACCCGCTGTCCCGAATGCGGCGGGTTAACCAGTATTGAGTATATCTGTAGGAAGTGCGGGAGGGCCTTAAGAGGGAGGTATTGCGAGCATTGCAAATCCGAGGCCATCCCATACCAGCTATACTCAATCAACCTCAAGGCGATGCTCGATAGGGCGCTTAAGAGGCTCGGAATAACCGATCCACCCGAAGTAATAAAAGGTGTCAAGGGGCTCTCTAGCGGAGAAAAGGTCCCGGAGCCATTGGAAAAGGGCGTTTTGAGGAGCAAATATGGCCTATCCGTATATAAGGATGGCACCATAAGGTTTGACGTCACGAATGCGCCCTTGACCCACTTCAAGCCCAAGGAGATAGGGACGCCCGTGGAGAAGCTGAGGGAGTTAGGTTATGGTTGCGATATGGATTGCAATAGATTGGAAGATCCAGATCAGCTTTGTCCCCTGATGGTTCATGACATAATAATCCCCGTCAAATGCGCCGATTATCTCTTAAAGGTCGCGGGCTTCATTGATGAGCTCTTGGAGAAGTTCTACGGGCTTCCCCCATATTATCGGGCGAGGGAGAGGGGGGATCTGGTGGGCCATTTGGTAATCGGCCTCTCCCCCCATACTTCCGTCGGAGTAGTTGGGAGGATCATAGGATTCACAGAGGCCTCCGTTTGCTTCGCACATCCCTTCTGGCATGCGGCAAAGAGGCGGGATTGTGATGGGGATGAGGATAGCGTATCCTTGGCCTTGGACGTATTCCTGAATTTCTCCAGATCTTTCCTACCCTCCAAAATAGGCGGGCTGATGGATGCCCCATTACTATTAAGCGTGGTGATAAACCCCTCCGAGATAGCTAGGCAGGCGTATAATATGGAGTCGCAGGGCCTCCCCTTGAGGTTCTTCGAGGAAACCGTGAGGAGATCCGATCCTAAGGTTGTTGGGGATATGATTGAGATGGCCCTCCATAAGATCGAAAGCGGTAATCCCTTCTCCCCCTTGGCCTTCACGCACTGGACCAGCGATATAAACGCGGGCAACCTCGAAAGCAGGTATAAAACGCTAGAAACGATGTTCGAGAAGATCGAGGAGCAATTGAGGATCGCCGAGACCGTAAGGGCCGTTGACTCCAGAGCCGTGGTCGGTAAGATACTCTCGACGCACCTCCTTCGGGACATGGTCGGAAATCTGAAGGCATTCTCTGGACAGAAGTTCAGGTGTTTGAAATGCAATTCCAAATTCAGGAGGATCCCCCTTAAGGGGGCTTGCATCAGGTGCGGGGGAAAGCTCTCTTTGACGGTTTACAAGGGGACCATGGAGAAATACTTGGGGAAGGCCGAGGAACTCGTAAGGAAGTACGCGCTTGGGGGGTATTATGAGCAGCGCCTGAAGCTCATAAGGGAGGAGATCGCCTCCCTATTCCCCGAAAGCCCGATGGAGGTGAGGGGGAGGCAAACGAATTTAGCGCAGTTTTTATAG
- a CDS encoding DUF2148 domain-containing protein: MEGLIQVANLMAISARTAPKAHGVDDISVVILTGAEKDGLADEMARIGDERGVPTWRRDAENVRNSAAVVLVGVNGLKSVGLNCGGCGFRDCSEYEGSKKMRGSDYEGPNCIFKAIDLGIAICSSAKTASIMNVDNRIMYRTGVAARRLGLCRDSLVLGIPISAKGKNIYFDRRWEPKKG, encoded by the coding sequence ATGGAGGGGCTTATTCAGGTCGCCAACCTGATGGCTATCTCCGCTAGGACCGCGCCAAAGGCCCATGGGGTCGACGATATATCGGTCGTGATTTTGACAGGCGCCGAGAAAGACGGGTTGGCAGATGAGATGGCGAGGATAGGGGACGAGAGGGGGGTGCCGACTTGGAGGAGAGATGCCGAGAACGTCAGAAACTCGGCCGCCGTCGTATTGGTGGGCGTCAATGGGCTAAAGAGCGTGGGACTCAATTGCGGCGGATGTGGATTCAGGGATTGCAGCGAATATGAGGGGTCTAAAAAGATGAGGGGTTCAGATTACGAGGGTCCCAATTGTATATTCAAAGCCATCGATTTGGGCATCGCCATTTGTTCATCGGCCAAAACGGCAAGCATTATGAATGTCGATAACAGGATCATGTACCGGACGGGCGTGGCGGCTAGGAGACTCGGGCTGTGCCGGGATAGCTTGGTCCTAGGAATCCCAATATCCGCGAAGGGGAAGAATATATACTTCGATAGGAGGTGGGAGCCGAAGAAGGGCTAA
- a CDS encoding site-2 protease family protein: protein MNNYMPMHDGGDIGAQGGLDLAHWTTPSGGSLLPPYYGEIRRIIEAHFHIEDAWVEEGSARFLVSSGDVKESFLKVERDLAGLGYMPFLRSRGDRLLMVVVPRPSLPPSKPIWNLLLFFLTIGTTAYAGYEMSIVLVKHGLGINPIQGALSFSAALLSILGLHELGHKFIANRRGVESTLPYFIPFPSFIGTFGAIIRTKVPAPNKDALFDLGAAGPIAGFLALVPAAAIGLKLSYIVEVSRIPPGTIPLSPPLMFRLMTHLMGIPTDGATVILLHPVAFASWVGMLVTTLNLMPVGMLDGGHIARAMFGDRSHRALSILGAMLTLALGWWFMAIFMIYFSFMRHIGPLDDVSELAVWRKILSLFIVGIAILCMAPAPGISLQWLFRILERLFTWSV, encoded by the coding sequence TTGAACAATTATATGCCCATGCACGATGGAGGGGATATAGGGGCCCAAGGGGGCCTTGATTTGGCCCATTGGACCACACCGTCTGGGGGATCGCTCCTCCCGCCTTATTACGGGGAGATCCGGAGAATTATTGAGGCGCATTTTCACATAGAGGATGCTTGGGTCGAGGAGGGAAGTGCCCGATTCCTCGTGAGCTCCGGCGATGTCAAGGAGTCCTTCCTGAAGGTGGAGAGAGACTTGGCGGGTTTGGGCTATATGCCCTTCCTTAGATCGAGAGGGGATAGGCTCCTGATGGTCGTGGTGCCGAGGCCCTCACTACCGCCATCCAAGCCTATTTGGAACCTCCTTCTCTTCTTCCTCACCATAGGGACCACGGCCTATGCTGGCTATGAAATGTCCATCGTTTTGGTCAAGCATGGATTGGGCATAAATCCCATCCAAGGCGCGCTATCCTTCTCCGCTGCCCTGTTGTCGATATTGGGCCTCCACGAATTGGGGCATAAATTCATCGCCAACAGGAGGGGGGTTGAATCCACCCTCCCCTACTTCATACCCTTCCCATCCTTCATAGGAACCTTCGGGGCCATCATAAGGACGAAGGTTCCAGCCCCGAATAAGGATGCGCTCTTCGATTTGGGCGCGGCTGGCCCCATAGCCGGCTTCTTGGCCTTGGTGCCGGCCGCGGCAATAGGATTGAAGTTGTCATACATAGTGGAGGTAAGCCGGATCCCGCCCGGCACAATACCCTTATCCCCTCCCCTAATGTTCAGGCTCATGACACACCTCATGGGGATTCCTACCGATGGAGCGACCGTGATACTCCTCCACCCGGTCGCGTTCGCATCTTGGGTCGGGATGCTGGTCACGACGCTGAACCTCATGCCGGTTGGGATGCTGGACGGGGGCCACATAGCTAGGGCGATGTTCGGGGATAGGAGCCATAGGGCCCTCTCAATATTGGGCGCAATGCTCACCTTGGCCTTGGGCTGGTGGTTCATGGCCATATTTATGATCTACTTCTCCTTCATGAGGCATATCGGCCCTTTGGATGACGTATCGGAGCTAGCGGTCTGGAGGAAGATCCTCTCGCTCTTTATAGTGGGCATTGCAATCCTTTGCATGGCGCCGGCCCCTGGCATCAGCCTCCAGTGGCTCTTCAGGATCCTCGAAAGGCTCTTCACTTGGAGCGTCTGA
- the pyrB gene encoding aspartate carbamoyltransferase — translation MQFSLAGRDIISIKDFKREEIDEILRLTDAFEPLIDKGSDMLDGKIMATLFFEPSTRTKLSFESAMHRLGGAVIGFAGPMGTSVEKGENLADTVRVVENYADVLVVRHPLEGAARLAAEFASVPVINAGSGAEEHPTQALLDLYTIRRELGRIDGLKVALVGDLRYGRTVHSLAYALSLYDIKLYLVSPEILKMRKEVLAGIRGRVEVVETDDLAEIIPELDVLYVTRIQKERFADPAEYEEVRGSYRVTSAMLSRMKPTGIVMHPLPRVDEVDYDVDRIPQAKYFKQVRYGLMVRMFLLASVLGAI, via the coding sequence ATGCAGTTCTCCTTGGCCGGTAGGGATATAATATCCATAAAGGATTTCAAACGCGAGGAAATCGATGAGATCCTGAGACTCACAGATGCCTTCGAGCCATTGATCGATAAAGGCTCGGATATGCTCGATGGGAAGATAATGGCCACGCTTTTCTTCGAGCCGAGTACCCGGACGAAGCTGAGCTTCGAATCCGCAATGCATAGGCTCGGCGGCGCCGTCATAGGGTTTGCCGGGCCCATGGGAACCTCGGTGGAAAAGGGCGAGAACTTAGCCGATACCGTGAGGGTGGTGGAGAATTACGCGGATGTACTCGTGGTGAGGCATCCATTGGAGGGCGCCGCTAGGTTGGCGGCGGAGTTCGCGAGCGTGCCCGTGATAAATGCCGGCTCCGGGGCCGAGGAACATCCAACCCAAGCCCTTTTGGACCTGTATACGATAAGGAGGGAGCTGGGCCGCATAGATGGCCTCAAAGTGGCCTTGGTGGGAGACCTGAGATACGGCAGGACGGTCCACTCCTTGGCCTATGCCCTATCGCTTTACGACATCAAGCTTTACTTGGTCTCCCCGGAGATCCTCAAGATGCGGAAGGAGGTCCTAGCCGGAATAAGGGGCCGGGTGGAAGTCGTGGAAACGGACGACTTGGCGGAGATCATACCGGAGCTGGACGTCCTATACGTTACTAGGATCCAAAAGGAGAGGTTCGCGGATCCCGCTGAGTACGAGGAGGTCAGGGGATCCTATAGGGTGACGAGCGCGATGCTGAGCCGGATGAAGCCGACTGGGATAGTGATGCATCCTTTGCCGAGGGTCGATGAGGTGGATTACGATGTGGATAGGATCCCGCAAGCCAAGTACTTCAAACAAGTCCGATATGGCCTGATGGTTAGGATGTTCCTGTTGGCTTCGGTCTTGGGGGCCATCTGA
- the hflX gene encoding GTPase HflX, translating into MERLKRAPRRRVSKRMRAVVAECRIMGKPSKIEEVVSMASSLGYEVVGIVSQRRRAPHASFCIGRGKMEELKELVEGRMAESVIFANGLSGSQAFKISRELGGDIKVIDRNMLILELFKERAMTKEAQLQIQLARLRYTFSWGREYLRLEGILGEQVGWSGPGDYPFKEYERAARRRISRLERALEAIERRKDALRARRRELGFPTAVLTGYTQSGKTTFFNLVARESKSVGIGPFTTLSTFARRVEYRGEGGRSEFMLVDSIGFIEDMHPIILDAFHSTLSEISNADLVLLFLDASEDPQTLSRKASYSDEILKRLGIKSPTIVCANKIDLLSERGLKKALGLIRELLPGREIIPLSAKLGENVDLLLARASSLLSAAKEMVVERD; encoded by the coding sequence TTGGAGCGTCTGAAGCGAGCGCCGCGCAGGAGGGTGAGCAAGCGAATGAGGGCGGTGGTCGCGGAGTGCCGGATCATGGGGAAGCCCAGCAAGATCGAGGAAGTCGTATCGATGGCCTCGAGCTTGGGCTATGAGGTAGTGGGGATCGTTTCCCAAAGGCGAAGGGCCCCCCATGCCTCCTTCTGCATAGGCAGGGGGAAAATGGAAGAGCTGAAGGAGCTGGTCGAAGGAAGGATGGCCGAATCGGTGATCTTCGCCAACGGCCTCTCCGGCTCCCAAGCGTTCAAGATCTCTAGGGAGTTGGGCGGCGACATCAAGGTCATCGACAGGAATATGCTCATACTCGAACTCTTCAAGGAGAGGGCCATGACGAAGGAGGCCCAGCTCCAGATCCAACTCGCTAGGCTGAGGTATACCTTCTCTTGGGGGAGGGAGTACCTGAGGTTGGAGGGGATATTGGGCGAGCAAGTCGGCTGGAGTGGGCCCGGGGATTATCCTTTCAAGGAATATGAGCGCGCCGCCAGGCGGAGGATCAGCAGGCTGGAGAGGGCCCTCGAGGCCATAGAGAGGAGGAAGGATGCCTTGAGGGCTAGGAGGCGCGAGTTGGGCTTCCCGACGGCCGTCCTCACGGGCTATACGCAATCCGGGAAGACCACATTCTTCAACTTGGTCGCCCGGGAATCCAAAAGTGTGGGCATAGGGCCCTTTACAACCCTCTCCACGTTCGCTAGAAGGGTGGAATATCGCGGCGAAGGGGGGAGATCGGAGTTCATGCTCGTGGACTCGATAGGGTTCATAGAGGATATGCATCCCATAATATTGGACGCGTTCCACTCTACACTGAGCGAGATCTCTAACGCCGATCTAGTATTGCTCTTCCTAGATGCCAGCGAGGACCCCCAAACCCTGAGCAGGAAGGCATCCTATTCGGATGAAATCCTTAAGAGGCTGGGGATCAAGTCCCCGACGATTGTTTGCGCCAACAAAATCGATCTTTTATCGGAGAGGGGCCTGAAGAAGGCTTTGGGCTTGATAAGGGAATTATTGCCCGGGCGGGAGATAATCCCGCTCAGCGCCAAGCTCGGCGAGAATGTGGACCTCCTGCTCGCTAGGGCATCCTCCCTTCTCTCAGCGGCCAAGGAGATGGTCGTGGAAAGGGATTAG